The Mammaliicoccus sciuri genome window below encodes:
- a CDS encoding GntR family transcriptional regulator, with product MLKNTHLYYQVYAKIKDKIISGEYKEGDKLPSERKLCDEYEVSRITIREALDNLEAESLIQREHGKGSFVLGNQYNQKMNNLYSFKDEVEKSGDKASTKVISIQRVKPSIYIQEKMQLKSFQEVYELKRLRLANDKPLVFETSYLPLKNCEGLDRFDFNEVSLYETLNTHYQIQINHAYETLTAKNITKEQAQHLEKHVNDPCMFIERYSFVNDEIIEYTESVASGKDYKYTVDLI from the coding sequence ATGTTAAAAAATACACATTTATATTATCAAGTTTATGCAAAAATTAAAGATAAGATTATTTCAGGTGAATACAAAGAAGGAGACAAGTTACCTTCAGAACGAAAGCTTTGCGATGAATACGAAGTTAGCAGAATAACGATTAGAGAAGCGCTAGATAACTTAGAAGCAGAAAGTTTAATTCAAAGAGAGCATGGTAAAGGGTCTTTTGTATTAGGTAATCAATATAATCAGAAGATGAACAATCTATATAGCTTCAAAGATGAAGTTGAAAAAAGCGGCGACAAAGCAAGTACAAAGGTAATAAGTATTCAAAGAGTAAAGCCTAGTATTTATATTCAAGAAAAAATGCAGCTCAAATCATTTCAAGAAGTGTATGAACTTAAAAGGTTAAGATTAGCCAATGATAAACCGTTAGTATTTGAGACTAGCTACTTACCTTTAAAGAATTGCGAAGGGTTAGATCGATTTGATTTTAATGAAGTATCATTATACGAAACATTAAATACGCATTACCAAATTCAAATCAATCATGCTTATGAAACATTAACAGCAAAAAATATAACTAAAGAACAAGCGCAACATTTAGAAAAACATGTTAATGATCCATGTATGTTTATAGAAAGATATAGTTTTGTAAATGATGAGATTATTGAGTACACAGAGAGTGTTGCAAGCGGTAAAGACTATAAGTACACAGTAGACTTAATATAG
- a CDS encoding SIS domain-containing protein: MLNTTDTYSEIKQQPEMWQLTEEIIKDIKSDFDEFIKDIEKNATGKLKVLFTGAGSSAYVGDILRTAIDTKHLPKWDFESVPTTHFVTSPEAYIDSETTYLIVSFARSGNSPETKATIDLIEQLSDNVHHLFITNNKSGYLATEESLKHVFKVILPKQTNDKSLAMTSSFSSMLVAGYLLFNGSITNGFYDTADSLFDYLEELADQTLQKSFEKVFYVGTGLLGELTKEVSLKLNELTGGHVEIARETTLGFRHGPKAGLKKGSIFILLRSNEMYKRDYESDLLHEVNKVKDKYQLLVLDGQSSEESTQIPNIEDYNDFEIGLIYLMFGQLLASKKSIELGLNPDNPSPDGFINRVVKGVTIYSYS, translated from the coding sequence TTGTTAAACACAACGGACACATATTCGGAGATTAAACAACAACCTGAAATGTGGCAATTAACAGAAGAAATTATTAAAGATATTAAATCAGATTTTGATGAATTTATTAAAGATATAGAGAAAAATGCAACTGGGAAGTTAAAGGTACTATTTACGGGTGCAGGGTCATCAGCGTATGTCGGAGATATTTTAAGAACAGCAATTGATACGAAACATCTGCCTAAGTGGGATTTTGAATCTGTACCAACGACACACTTTGTTACGAGTCCTGAAGCGTATATAGATTCAGAAACGACGTATTTAATTGTGTCATTTGCTAGATCTGGTAATAGTCCTGAAACGAAAGCCACGATTGATTTAATCGAGCAATTATCAGATAACGTACATCATCTATTTATCACAAATAATAAAAGTGGTTATTTAGCAACAGAAGAAAGTTTAAAACATGTTTTTAAAGTGATTCTGCCTAAACAAACAAATGATAAATCGCTAGCAATGACATCAAGCTTTTCTTCAATGCTTGTAGCAGGTTATTTATTATTTAATGGATCGATTACGAATGGCTTTTATGATACTGCAGACTCGCTATTTGATTATTTGGAAGAACTAGCAGATCAAACATTACAAAAATCATTTGAAAAAGTATTTTACGTAGGAACTGGTTTGTTAGGTGAACTTACTAAAGAAGTTAGCTTAAAATTAAACGAACTAACAGGCGGTCATGTTGAGATTGCTAGAGAAACGACATTAGGGTTTAGACATGGTCCTAAAGCAGGACTAAAGAAAGGGTCTATTTTTATATTGCTTAGAAGTAATGAAATGTATAAACGTGACTATGAAAGTGATTTGTTGCATGAAGTAAATAAAGTTAAAGATAAGTATCAGTTGCTTGTCTTAGATGGTCAATCTTCAGAAGAAAGTACACAAATACCGAATATTGAGGATTATAACGACTTTGAAATAGGGCTGATTTATTTAATGTTTGGTCAATTACTAGCAAGCAAAAAATCTATAGAACTTGGCTTGAATCCTGATAATCCGAGTCCAGATGGCTTTATCAATCGTGTTGTTAAAGGGGTAACAATATATTCATATAGCTAA
- a CDS encoding 1-phosphofructokinase family hexose kinase, with protein sequence MIKNAGGKGINVTKVLDDLGADVIATGYLGGTNGQWIQTQLEQRNIQLQFIDIEDNTRQCIAINDGEHQTEILEGGPEVSEASQALYLKQLEDIAHQYKVVTISGSTPKLMNQSKTAYMIKILNTLTNSYNIVDIDGQSLKGILGQNAHIYAIKPNQSEFEDLVNQKGLSHQDIIKILKTNQLFKDVDVFVTLGSEGAIIKLKETIYKATLPNINAVNPVGSGDATVAGIAYSMKHDLDPVTTIQTALACGTSNAMKAATGKIIQQEVDDLIKKVGVEKLG encoded by the coding sequence ATGATTAAAAATGCTGGCGGTAAAGGTATAAATGTAACGAAAGTTCTAGATGATTTAGGTGCAGACGTGATAGCTACAGGTTATTTAGGTGGAACGAATGGACAGTGGATTCAAACACAACTCGAACAAAGAAATATTCAGCTTCAATTCATAGATATAGAAGATAATACAAGACAGTGTATTGCCATTAACGATGGTGAACATCAAACGGAAATTCTTGAAGGTGGACCTGAAGTATCAGAAGCATCGCAAGCGTTGTATCTTAAACAATTGGAGGATATTGCGCATCAGTACAAAGTTGTAACCATCAGTGGAAGCACACCTAAGTTAATGAATCAGTCAAAGACTGCATATATGATTAAAATTTTAAATACATTAACGAATAGTTACAACATTGTCGATATAGATGGACAATCGTTAAAAGGAATTTTAGGACAGAATGCTCATATTTATGCGATAAAGCCTAACCAATCAGAATTTGAAGACTTAGTTAATCAGAAGGGGTTAAGTCACCAAGACATTATCAAGATTCTTAAAACAAATCAGTTGTTTAAAGATGTGGACGTATTTGTAACGCTTGGTTCTGAAGGTGCGATTATTAAATTGAAAGAGACGATTTACAAAGCAACTTTACCAAACATAAATGCGGTTAATCCTGTAGGTTCAGGAGATGCTACTGTAGCAGGTATCGCTTATAGTATGAAGCATGATTTAGATCCTGTAACGACAATTCAAACAGCTTTAGCGTGTGGTACATCAAATGCGATGAAGGCTGCAACGGGAAAAATCATTCAACAAGAAGTGGATGATTTAATCAAAAAAGTGGGAGTGGAGAAATTAGGATGA
- a CDS encoding tagatose 1,6-diphosphate aldolase, whose translation MTNKDINKLVDDKGIFAAIAVDQRGALKRLLGEQGTDDNVALFKKLVSETLSPSGSSILLDPEYGKDGIQAKAKDAGLILAYEQTGYDKSVVGRIPRLVEGMSVKQLKEMGADGIKLLIYYDVDEPDDINDVKKDLVQQVGQETVEENIPFLLEILTYDDQIGDEKGRSYAQVRPHKVIEAMKAFNDEKYNVDVLKVETPVNMNYVESFAEDYVFSKDEAASYFKEQDSATSIPYIYLSGGLTSQQFKDTLVFAHENGAHFNGVLCGRATWQGETVVLKEQGQEAAKEWLNSEGIHNLKTLNDIIQKTATPIR comes from the coding sequence ATGACAAATAAAGATATTAATAAACTCGTCGATGACAAAGGGATATTCGCTGCAATTGCTGTTGACCAAAGAGGGGCACTCAAAAGATTACTAGGTGAACAAGGAACGGATGACAACGTTGCATTATTTAAAAAGCTTGTATCTGAAACACTTTCGCCAAGTGGTTCTAGTATTCTATTAGACCCTGAATATGGTAAAGATGGCATACAAGCTAAGGCTAAAGATGCTGGATTAATTTTAGCTTATGAACAAACTGGATACGATAAATCAGTAGTCGGTAGAATACCAAGATTAGTTGAAGGTATGTCTGTTAAACAATTAAAAGAGATGGGTGCTGACGGTATTAAATTACTCATCTATTATGACGTCGATGAGCCGGATGATATTAATGATGTAAAGAAAGATTTAGTGCAACAAGTTGGACAAGAAACGGTCGAAGAGAATATTCCATTCCTATTAGAAATCTTAACTTATGATGATCAAATAGGTGATGAAAAAGGTCGATCGTATGCTCAAGTTAGACCACATAAAGTGATAGAGGCGATGAAAGCTTTTAATGATGAAAAGTATAACGTCGATGTACTTAAAGTTGAAACACCCGTTAATATGAACTATGTCGAAAGTTTTGCAGAAGACTATGTCTTTAGTAAAGATGAAGCGGCATCATATTTTAAAGAACAAGACAGCGCAACTTCAATACCTTACATATATTTAAGTGGGGGATTAACTTCACAACAATTTAAAGATACACTTGTCTTCGCACATGAAAATGGTGCGCATTTCAATGGTGTATTGTGTGGACGTGCAACATGGCAAGGTGAAACTGTTGTACTCAAAGAACAAGGTCAAGAAGCTGCTAAAGAATGGTTGAACAGTGAAGGCATTCATAATTTAAAAACGCTCAATGACATCATACAGAAGACAGCAACTCCAATAAGATAA
- a CDS encoding PTS system mannose/fructose/N-acetylgalactosamine-transporter subunit IIB — protein MTIIANRIDGRLIHGQVANLWTTKLDITRLMVIDDVVAESTVDKSGLKLATPAGVKLSVLPVKKAADNILNGKYDSQRLMVIAKGPDQFLELVNYGVKIDELNVGNMSQTNETRSIKRSINVTDKDIETFKELNNKGIRIISQMVPNDNSEDFMSLIK, from the coding sequence ATGACAATTATAGCGAATAGAATTGATGGTAGGCTGATTCACGGGCAAGTAGCAAATTTGTGGACGACAAAACTAGATATTACAAGACTTATGGTTATTGATGATGTTGTCGCAGAAAGTACAGTAGATAAAAGTGGACTTAAATTAGCAACGCCAGCTGGTGTTAAATTAAGTGTATTACCTGTTAAAAAGGCAGCAGATAACATACTAAATGGTAAATATGACTCTCAAAGATTAATGGTGATTGCCAAAGGACCTGATCAATTTTTAGAACTTGTAAACTACGGTGTAAAAATTGATGAGTTAAATGTTGGTAATATGTCTCAAACGAATGAAACAAGATCAATTAAACGTTCGATTAATGTTACGGATAAAGATATTGAAACATTTAAAGAACTTAATAACAAAGGTATTCGAATTATTTCGCAAATGGTTCCAAATGATAATAGTGAAGATTTCATGTCATTGATTAAATAA
- a CDS encoding PTS mannose/fructose/sorbose/N-acetylgalactosamine transporter subunit IIC, with the protein MEILWWQVLLLTLYAGYQIWDELHLYSSISQPVFAGLIAGVIMGDVTTGLIIGGSMQLTILGVGTFGGASRIDANSGTILAVAFSVALGMQPTQAIATLAVPVASLMIQTDILARFTNTFFAHRIDAKIEQMDYKGIERYYIAGIIPWALSRMIPVFLALAFGGSVVKTVVNYLNADMKWLGDGLTTAGAVLPAVGFAILLRYLPIKKHYMYFILGFVLTALLATVFDGMSGLGTAVSGLDKKFDAVFNPLPMLAIALIGFSFAAMEYKRTSLAKPVQSGEMNTSNSQNDDEGEIEDDEL; encoded by the coding sequence ATGGAAATATTATGGTGGCAAGTACTGCTTTTAACATTATATGCGGGTTATCAAATATGGGATGAGCTTCATCTTTATTCTTCAATAAGCCAACCCGTATTCGCAGGTTTAATTGCAGGGGTAATAATGGGAGATGTAACAACTGGTTTAATTATCGGTGGTAGCATGCAGTTAACAATTTTAGGGGTTGGTACATTCGGAGGTGCATCTAGAATTGATGCCAACTCAGGTACAATTTTAGCGGTAGCTTTCTCAGTTGCATTAGGTATGCAACCGACGCAAGCAATTGCTACATTAGCCGTACCTGTTGCGAGTTTGATGATTCAAACAGATATTCTAGCTCGATTTACAAATACATTCTTTGCACATCGTATAGACGCTAAAATCGAACAAATGGATTATAAAGGAATTGAACGTTATTATATTGCAGGTATTATTCCATGGGCATTATCAAGAATGATTCCAGTATTCTTAGCATTAGCTTTTGGTGGTTCTGTCGTTAAAACAGTTGTGAATTACTTGAACGCTGACATGAAGTGGCTTGGAGATGGATTAACAACTGCAGGAGCTGTACTACCAGCAGTCGGTTTTGCAATCTTATTAAGATACTTACCTATTAAGAAACATTATATGTATTTCATTTTAGGATTTGTATTAACAGCGTTATTAGCTACAGTATTTGATGGTATGAGTGGTTTAGGTACAGCTGTATCAGGACTTGATAAGAAATTTGATGCGGTATTCAATCCTCTACCTATGTTAGCCATTGCGTTAATCGGTTTTTCATTTGCTGCAATGGAATACAAACGTACTTCTTTAGCAAAACCAGTACAATCTGGAGAAATGAATACTTCTAATTCTCAAAATGATGATGAAGGGGAGATTGAAGATGACGAACTATAA
- a CDS encoding PTS system mannose/fructose/sorbose family transporter subunit IID: protein MTNYNQNVDPKEQNVTTEGQYKLTKKDFRQINRRSLLGFQAGWNYERMQGSGYLYIMLPQLRKIYGDDTPELKEMMHTHAQFFNTSNFFNTIVTSIDVAMEEQEQIKSKESVSGMKVGLMGPFAAVGDSIFGSLIPTIFGALAANMAINGNPFGAFIWLAAQIAVMVFRWKQLEFAYKEGISLVTTMQHKLESLTNAATLLGVFMVGALVATMVKVQFAWEPKIGDLTVNIQNNVDMILPKLLPLAIVLGVYWLLGKKHMNSTRAIFIVIIVTVILSALGVLAKI, encoded by the coding sequence ATGACGAACTATAATCAAAATGTTGATCCTAAAGAACAAAATGTCACAACAGAAGGTCAGTATAAATTAACTAAAAAAGATTTTAGACAAATTAATAGAAGAAGTTTATTAGGCTTCCAAGCCGGATGGAACTATGAACGTATGCAAGGATCTGGCTATTTATATATTATGCTTCCACAATTACGTAAAATTTATGGTGACGATACACCAGAACTAAAAGAAATGATGCATACACATGCTCAATTCTTCAATACGAGTAACTTTTTCAATACAATTGTGACGAGTATTGATGTCGCGATGGAAGAACAAGAACAAATTAAATCTAAAGAATCTGTAAGTGGTATGAAAGTAGGTTTAATGGGACCATTCGCCGCAGTAGGTGATTCTATATTCGGTTCATTAATTCCAACAATATTTGGGGCGTTAGCTGCCAATATGGCGATTAACGGAAATCCTTTTGGTGCTTTTATATGGTTAGCAGCACAAATTGCTGTTATGGTCTTCAGATGGAAACAATTAGAATTTGCATACAAAGAGGGTATATCATTAGTAACAACGATGCAACATAAGCTCGAATCCTTAACAAATGCCGCTACATTACTCGGGGTATTTATGGTCGGAGCACTCGTCGCCACGATGGTTAAAGTTCAATTTGCTTGGGAACCAAAAATTGGTGATTTAACGGTTAATATTCAAAATAATGTCGATATGATCTTACCAAAATTATTACCACTAGCAATTGTATTAGGTGTTTATTGGTTATTAGGCAAAAAACATATGAATTCAACACGTGCAATCTTTATCGTTATCATTGTAACGGTTATATTATCTGCATTAGGCGTATTAGCAAAAATTTAA
- a CDS encoding DUF2200 domain-containing protein: MKNEKIYDMPVSSVYPHYVTKAEKKVKQKQT; encoded by the coding sequence ATGAAAAATGAAAAAATATATGACATGCCAGTATCAAGTGTTTATCCACATTACGTCACAAAAGCTGAGAAAAAAGTAAAACAAAAGCAGACGTAG
- a CDS encoding class I SAM-dependent methyltransferase translates to MNNIFHDKHNKYMYSGRKVDYNWVTLISSIIKQSNIDKNNALDIGCGGGIYTNQLSKFGFKHVLGIDQSEVMISSAKEQSYNSHIQFEVGDIFNNHLANQSQNFILSRALIHHIQDLQKAFLETKRILKDNSIFVIQDRTIEDLAIPASSNNLRGYLYEHFPRLRDFDSKRRHSEADVTKALYDVGFNNVETLKINEIRQSYATIESLQHDYLSRKGRSILFELSDQELKSFVAQFPIYVVDHSPIIEKDQWTLWIAYH, encoded by the coding sequence TTGAATAATATTTTTCATGATAAGCATAATAAGTATATGTATAGTGGACGAAAGGTTGATTATAATTGGGTAACTTTGATAAGTAGCATCATCAAGCAATCTAATATTGATAAGAATAATGCACTAGACATCGGGTGTGGCGGCGGCATTTACACAAATCAATTAAGTAAATTTGGATTCAAGCATGTCTTAGGTATAGACCAATCTGAAGTAATGATCTCATCAGCTAAAGAACAATCTTATAATAGTCATATACAATTTGAAGTTGGAGATATATTCAATAATCACTTAGCCAACCAGTCACAGAATTTTATACTTTCAAGAGCACTCATTCATCATATTCAAGATTTACAAAAAGCTTTTTTAGAAACAAAGCGTATTCTAAAAGATAACAGCATATTTGTCATTCAAGATCGAACTATTGAAGATTTAGCGATTCCCGCTTCTTCAAACAATCTACGCGGATATTTATATGAGCACTTTCCAAGACTTCGGGATTTTGATTCAAAGAGAAGACATTCAGAAGCAGATGTTACAAAGGCATTATATGATGTTGGATTTAATAATGTTGAAACTTTAAAAATTAATGAAATTAGACAATCATATGCAACGATAGAATCCTTACAGCATGATTATTTATCAAGAAAAGGTCGTAGTATTCTATTTGAATTATCAGATCAAGAATTAAAATCATTTGTAGCACAATTTCCTATATATGTAGTAGACCATTCTCCGATAATAGAAAAAGATCAATGGACACTTTGGATAGCATATCATTAA
- a CDS encoding NUDIX hydrolase gives METWDLYDENRQLLNETMTRGNVVPANRYHLVIHVCIINKQGQLLIQKRRDNKQGWPGKWDFSAGGSAVQGDTNRDAAELETYEELGIKLDLSNRRPHFTINFDDGYDDFFIVHQEINIEKLNFPTEEVQEVKWVTKDELLEMIKEGLFIPYRNSLIEFIFEMNIGLGSIRE, from the coding sequence ATGGAGACTTGGGATTTATATGATGAAAATAGGCAGTTATTAAATGAAACGATGACAAGAGGAAATGTAGTACCTGCTAATCGATATCATCTTGTGATTCACGTCTGTATTATTAATAAACAAGGACAATTACTAATACAAAAAAGAAGAGATAACAAACAAGGATGGCCAGGTAAGTGGGATTTTTCAGCAGGAGGTAGCGCTGTTCAAGGTGATACAAATAGAGATGCAGCAGAACTAGAAACATATGAAGAACTAGGTATTAAATTAGACTTATCTAATCGAAGACCACATTTCACAATTAATTTTGACGACGGATATGATGATTTTTTCATAGTTCATCAAGAGATAAATATAGAAAAACTAAACTTTCCAACAGAAGAAGTACAAGAAGTAAAATGGGTTACAAAAGATGAATTATTAGAGATGATTAAAGAAGGTTTATTTATTCCGTATAGGAATAGTCTTATAGAATTTATATTTGAAATGAATATCGGTTTAGGATCAATACGTGAGTAA
- a CDS encoding YSIRK-type signal peptide-containing protein (The YSIRK form of extended signal peptide directs nascent proteins to the cross-wall site, while signal peptides lacking YSIRK direct proteins instead to the cell pole. A large fraction of YSIRK proteins are surface proteins anchored by sortase-mediated processing of a C-terminal LPXTG motif.), whose protein sequence is MREKRRYSIRKFTVGAGSVLIGLTLYSGLNTVEASENNYETSIKISDNASDDSDDSDQDSDAIQESSLNSEQQQSTLKSTEQDSKVNVTSNNTGNELNESEVQEPTSEQENSNSSNVAEDSSEVINNEEVTNDQGEATYDGQPSQEHPVSNNESKDTNNQNSGETTVDQTEQGTESEESSTDDQNVEDNTKDDIDQSNNGRPPENSENEENATEVDGSENVEDTTSEDKGEITDDVSEADEDSASNSEETSEDDTATKDDLEDNSEKKDSDNAEEPSNEKDTTKDDVDANKDTDKDVASDNEIKEDESEKNTDEKVETSKDESLPKGITNNTQTEASNKRMVSVSPYAAINILGGLDLDASHNDGKLQLKLEGTPLINVGLGSSYPTYQLPPQFRALMSNPNFRNAVRIDYDLPPTLLVGPRRTGSITGNNLNIDPNTGIIYGQAPRLASLSLASRITYTLTLDLNALTAGGILPESDQPGRHEYNFRSAVGSGLINVDLLASSGDSDSIIIEDDADADADADADADADADSDADADADADADADSDADSDSDADRDSDADSDSDATSNVDNDAGSGYDSDANDNLVDVSDLDGDSGLATNNNEYSQDLRNVNSANSNVSTSVTSTDSESQVTDSEKNDDKLPDTGEEKSNNGTLFATLLAGLGSIILFSRRRNKKKE, encoded by the coding sequence ATGAGAGAAAAGAGAAGATACTCGATACGCAAATTCACGGTAGGAGCAGGATCTGTTTTAATAGGTTTAACGCTGTACTCGGGATTAAATACAGTAGAAGCAAGCGAAAATAATTATGAAACATCTATCAAGATTTCGGATAATGCATCAGATGATTCTGATGATAGTGATCAGGACAGTGATGCAATACAGGAAAGTAGTTTGAATTCTGAACAACAACAATCTACTTTAAAATCAACTGAACAAGATTCGAAAGTCAATGTTACTAGTAATAATACGGGAAATGAATTAAATGAATCAGAAGTACAAGAACCAACTTCAGAACAAGAGAATAGTAATAGTTCTAATGTTGCAGAAGATTCATCTGAAGTAATAAATAATGAAGAAGTAACAAATGATCAAGGGGAAGCTACATATGACGGTCAACCGTCTCAAGAGCATCCAGTAAGTAATAATGAATCAAAAGATACAAATAATCAAAATTCAGGCGAAACAACGGTAGATCAAACTGAACAAGGGACTGAATCAGAAGAATCTTCAACTGATGATCAAAATGTAGAAGACAATACTAAAGATGACATTGATCAATCAAATAATGGACGTCCCCCAGAAAATAGTGAGAATGAAGAAAATGCTACAGAAGTAGACGGCAGTGAGAATGTGGAAGATACAACATCAGAAGATAAAGGTGAAATTACTGACGATGTTTCTGAAGCAGATGAAGACAGCGCATCAAACTCTGAGGAAACATCTGAAGATGATACAGCTACAAAAGATGATTTAGAAGATAATTCAGAGAAAAAAGACAGTGATAATGCTGAAGAACCAAGTAATGAAAAAGATACTACAAAAGATGACGTAGATGCAAATAAAGATACAGATAAAGATGTTGCATCTGATAATGAAATCAAAGAAGATGAGTCTGAAAAAAATACAGACGAAAAGGTAGAAACATCAAAAGATGAGTCTCTACCTAAAGGTATAACGAATAATACACAAACCGAAGCTTCAAATAAGAGAATGGTGAGTGTTAGTCCTTATGCAGCAATAAATATACTTGGTGGTTTGGACTTAGACGCATCCCACAATGATGGGAAGTTACAATTAAAATTAGAGGGAACACCACTTATAAATGTTGGTTTAGGTTCTAGTTATCCAACGTATCAGTTGCCCCCTCAATTTAGAGCATTAATGTCTAATCCTAATTTTAGAAATGCAGTGAGAATTGATTACGACTTGCCTCCTACATTATTGGTAGGACCAAGAAGAACAGGATCAATTACAGGTAACAATCTAAATATTGATCCAAATACAGGTATAATATATGGTCAAGCACCGAGATTAGCCTCATTATCTTTGGCTAGTAGAATTACGTATACTTTAACTTTAGATTTAAATGCACTAACAGCTGGTGGTATTTTACCAGAATCTGATCAACCAGGAAGACATGAATATAACTTTAGATCAGCAGTTGGATCAGGACTTATAAATGTTGATTTATTAGCAAGTAGTGGTGATTCTGATTCAATAATTATTGAAGATGACGCAGATGCAGATGCCGATGCTGACGCCGATGCGGATGCCGACGCTGACTCAGATGCTGACGCAGATGCCGATGCGGATGCTGACGCTGACTCAGATGCAGATAGCGATTCGGATGCAGATCGCGATTCAGATGCAGATAGTGACTCGGACGCAACTTCTAATGTCGATAATGACGCTGGCAGTGGTTATGATTCAGATGCAAATGATAACTTAGTTGATGTTAGTGACTTAGATGGAGATTCTGGTTTAGCTACAAACAATAATGAATATAGCCAAGATCTAAGAAATGTTAATTCGGCTAATAGTAATGTTTCTACTTCTGTTACAAGTACTGACTCAGAAAGTCAAGTTACTGATAGCGAGAAAAATGATGATAAATTACCGGATACGGGAGAAGAAAAATCTAACAATGGTACTTTATTTGCAACATTATTAGCAGGATTGGGATCAATTATCTTATTCAGTAGAAGAAGAAATAAAAAGAAAGAGTAA